The Populus trichocarpa isolate Nisqually-1 chromosome 2, P.trichocarpa_v4.1, whole genome shotgun sequence genome has a window encoding:
- the LOC18096542 gene encoding LOW QUALITY PROTEIN: protein transport protein SEC23 (The sequence of the model RefSeq protein was modified relative to this genomic sequence to represent the inferred CDS: inserted 1 base in 1 codon), with protein MGEFVELEAQDGVRMPWNVLPGTKQESSNCVVPVSVIYTPIKPFPNMPVLPYSPLRCRNCRSVLNPFCTVDFFAKLWICPFCFQRNQFPPHYTAISDDNLPAELFSQYTTIEYEEPQMISSSSXIMFVVDTCMIKEEMAFLKSALSQAIELLPDNSLVGLITFGTLVHVHELGFGETPKTFVFKGSKDVSKDQLLEQMGFFLKKPKPPTSVIAGAKDGLSSDSISRFLLPASQCEFTLNSVLEELQKDPWPVPPHQRASRCTGTALSVAACLLGACVPDSGARIMAFIGGPSTEGLGSIVSKNLSEPIRSHKDIDKDSANHYHKAVKFYERLAKQLVHQGHVLNLFACALDQVGVAELKVAIERTGGLVVLAESFGHLVFKDSLRRVLQLGDYDLGLSSNGIFEVNCSKDIRVQGIIGPCASLEKKGPLCSDTVVGQGTTSAWKMCGLDKATTLCLIFEIAKKDSTDTTVQPSSYQFYFQLLTYYQHSGGQMRLRVTTLSRRWVAGLGSAQDLIAGFDQEAAAVAMARLVSFKMENEVEFDPIRWLDKALIHLCARFGDYQKGSSSSFSLSSRLSIFPQFMFHLRRSQFVQVFNNSPDETAYFRVILNRENVANSVVMIQPSLISYSFHSGPEPALLDVAAIAADRILLLDSYFTIVIFDGATIAQWRKAGYHNQPEHQAFAQLLQAPRDDTDEIIKERFPVPRLVICDQHGSQARFLLAKLNPSASYNSDSPLPGGDVLFIDDASFEAFLDHLQRLVVQ; from the exons ATGGGGGAATTTGTGGAGCTGGAAGCTCAGGACGGCGTGAGAATGCCTTGGAACGTGTTGCCGGGCACCAAGCAAGAATCAAGCAACTGTGTGGTACCTGTGTCCGTCATTTACACTCCGATCAAGCCCTTCCCAAACATGCCCGTTCTCCCATATTCTCCACTACGTTGCCGAAACTGTCGCTCCGTCCTCAATCCATTCTGCACCGTCGATTTCTTTGCCAAGCTTTGGATCTGCCCCTTCTGCTTTCAACGGAACCAGTTTCCCCCTCACTATACCGCCATCTCTGACGACAACCTCCCTGCCGAGCTTTTCTCTCAGTATACGACCATCGAGTACGAGGAACCTCAGATGATCTCATCCTCCT CCATCATGTTCGTGGTGGACACTTGCATGATCAAGGAGGAGATGGCCTTCCTCAAGTCTGCCCTGTCCCAGGCCATCGAACTCCTCCCTGATAACTCCTTGGTGGGCCTCATTACCTTTGGTACTCTTGTCCACGTTCACGAGCTTGGCTTTGGTGAAACCCCTAAGACCTTCGTTTTCAAGGGCTCCAAGGACGTCTCCAAGGACCAGCTTCTCGAGCAGATGGGCTTCTTTCTCAAGAAGCCCAAGCCCCCCACTAGTGTCATTGCCGGCGCCAAGGATGGCCTCTCTTCCGATAGCATTTCCCGCTTCCTCTTGCCTGCCTCCCAATGCGAATTTACACTCAATTCT gtcctgGAGGAGCTGCAGAAAGATCCTTGGCCGGTCCCACCCCATCAGCGGGCTAGCAGGTGCACCGGCACTGCACTCAGTGTGGCTGCTTGTTTGTTAGGAGCTTGTGTTCCTGATTCTGGTGCTAGAATTATGGCTTTCATTGGTGGTCCATCCACTGAAGGACTTGGTTCT ATTGTGTCAAAGAATCTCTCCGAACCAATTCGTTCTCACAAGGACATCGATAAGGACTCTGCTAATCATTATCATAAAGCTGTCAAGTTCTACGAGAGACTTGCTAAGCAGCTTGTACATCAAGGTCATGTGCTCAATCTGTTTGCTTGTGCCCTAGACCAG GTGGGGGTTGCTGAACTTAAAGTTGCAATTGAAAGAACTGGTGGGCTTGTCGTGCTTGCAGAAAGCTTTGGCCATTTAGTCTTTAAGGATTCTCTGAGACGCGTTCTCCAGTTGGGTGATTATGATCTTGGACTATCATCAAA TGGTATATTTGAGGTAAACTGCTCGAAGGATATCAGAGTTCAAGGCATTATTGGTCCTTGTGCATCGCTTGAAAAG AAAGGTCCTTTGTGCTCTGACACAGTTGTAGGCCAGGGAACTACAAGTGCATGGAAGATGTGTGGCCTGGACAAAGCTACAACTTTATGTCTAATATTTGAAATTGCAAAGAAGGACAGCACAGATACTACTGTTCAACCCTCAAGCTATCAATTCTACTTCCAATTGCTGACTTA CTATCAGCATAGTGGTGGTCAAATGAGGCTTCGCGTAACAACCCTCTCAAGAAGATGGGTTGCTGGACTTGGAAGTGCTCAG GACTTGATTGCTGGATTCGACCAAGAAGCAGCTGCTGTAGCTATGGCACGCCTAGTGTCTTTCAAAATGGAAAATGAG GTTGAGTTTGACCCCATAAGATGGCTAGACAAAGCTTTGATACATCTATGTGCTCGATTTGGAGACTATCAGAAGGGTAGTTCATCTTCTTTCAGCCTATCTTCACGGCTTTCAATATTTCCTCAATTTATGTTTCATTTACGACGTTCTCAGTTTGTCCAG GTCTTCAACAACAGCCCAGATGAGACAGCATACTTTAGAGTTATACTGAATCGTGAAAATGTTGCCAATTCAGTTGTGATGATACAGCCTTCATTGATTTCTTATTCGTTTCATTCAGGACCGGAACCAGCACTTCTTGAtgttgctgccattgcagctgaTAGAATTCTGCTTCTAGACTCTTATTTCACTATTGTCATTTTTGATGGGGCAACAATTGCTCAATGGCGGAAAGCTGGATATCATAATCAACCTGAACATCAG GCATTTGCCCAGCTGCTGCAAGCTCCTCGAGATGACACAGATGAAATAATCAAGGAAAGGTTTCCAGTTCCTCGCTTGGTCATTTGTGATCAGCATGGTTCACAG GCCCGTTTTCTTCTGGCAAAATTGAACCCTTCTGCTTCATACAACTCCGATTCTCCTCTTCCCGGTGGAGATGTCTTGTTTATCGATGACGCGAGCTTTGAGGCCTTCTTGGATCATCTTCAAAGACTAGTAGttcaatga